One genomic segment of Streptococcus salivarius includes these proteins:
- a CDS encoding peptide cleavage/export ABC transporter yields the protein MSKYPYISQIDQRDCGVAALAMILKHYGSSYSLAYLRELAQTSREGTSALGLVEAAKQLGLETQAIRADLDLFKQENLSYPFIAHVVKEGGLQHYYTVFGQIKGQLIIGDPDPSKKVIKMPLEEFAKEWTGVALFFVPGKSYTKYKEDVPGLLSFLPILFRRKGLIAVIVLLSFLVTLVNIIGSYYLQSIIDRLIPQEAYTLLTMISLGLCISYLAQQVFTFFKDYLLHRLGNYLSIAVILPYIKHVLSLPISFFSSRRTGEITSRFGDANTIIDALASTILSIFLDVTIVMTLAVALIVQNQSLFVMTLTVVPLYVLIILAFYKLFEKENYQLMEANSQVNTAVIDDLRGIETLKSLRVEERRYQEIEVKFHDYLKKSLSKAKWQLTQDGLKTGVQLVSNVFILWYGAQLVMEGQLSAGQLITYNMLLNYFTTPLINIINLQSKIQQAKVANNRLQEVYVVDKEEKGKLKEFSFKQLALKGVSHRFSYQQETLSKIDLTIHKGEKIALMGKSGSGKTTLAKMLSGYYTKSSGHVTLDKDAIGHAELRQMVTYVPQQTYVFTGTILENLLLGFEGEVDEKKLLKVCQQADILEDIQKMPLGFQTQVSEDGGLSGGQKQRLAIARALLSKQPILIFDEATSGLDSDTESRVMANLAKIKRTMIFIAHRNSVRQHVSRVVTMGGGQIESDSPNFNPFQFI from the coding sequence ATGTCAAAATATCCATATATTTCACAGATTGATCAGCGTGATTGTGGTGTCGCTGCCTTAGCCATGATTCTTAAACACTATGGTTCATCTTATAGTTTAGCTTATTTGCGGGAGTTGGCTCAGACTTCTCGTGAAGGCACTTCTGCGCTTGGTTTGGTTGAAGCGGCCAAGCAGTTGGGTCTTGAAACTCAGGCTATTCGTGCGGATTTAGACTTGTTTAAACAAGAAAACCTATCTTATCCTTTTATTGCACATGTGGTTAAAGAAGGTGGACTGCAACATTATTATACGGTGTTTGGTCAAATCAAGGGGCAGCTTATTATTGGTGATCCAGATCCTAGCAAGAAGGTCATTAAAATGCCCTTAGAGGAGTTTGCCAAAGAGTGGACGGGAGTTGCTCTCTTTTTTGTTCCAGGAAAATCCTATACTAAATACAAAGAAGATGTACCTGGGCTTCTTTCATTTTTACCGATTTTGTTTCGTCGTAAGGGTTTGATTGCAGTTATTGTCTTGTTAAGTTTTCTAGTGACCCTTGTTAATATTATTGGTTCTTATTATTTGCAATCTATTATTGACCGCTTGATTCCTCAGGAGGCTTACACTCTTCTGACCATGATTTCGCTAGGCCTATGTATCTCTTATCTAGCTCAACAAGTATTTACTTTTTTCAAAGATTATCTTCTACATCGATTGGGAAATTACTTGTCCATTGCTGTCATCCTTCCTTATATTAAGCATGTCCTTTCCTTACCTATTAGTTTCTTTAGTTCACGTCGTACTGGTGAAATCACGTCACGTTTTGGAGATGCCAACACTATTATCGATGCTCTAGCTTCAACGATTTTATCGATTTTCCTAGATGTGACCATTGTGATGACTCTAGCTGTGGCTCTTATTGTACAAAATCAGTCACTTTTTGTGATGACTCTCACGGTAGTGCCTCTTTATGTTTTAATCATTTTGGCATTCTATAAGCTTTTTGAAAAGGAAAATTATCAATTGATGGAGGCAAATAGTCAGGTCAATACCGCTGTTATTGATGATTTGAGAGGCATTGAAACCTTAAAATCCTTGAGAGTTGAAGAAAGACGCTATCAGGAAATTGAGGTGAAATTCCATGACTATTTGAAGAAGTCTTTGTCTAAGGCCAAGTGGCAATTAACGCAGGATGGTTTAAAGACAGGGGTTCAGTTAGTTTCCAATGTCTTTATCCTCTGGTATGGGGCACAATTGGTCATGGAAGGGCAACTATCTGCAGGTCAGTTGATTACTTATAATATGTTGCTGAATTATTTTACAACTCCTTTAATTAATATTATTAATCTCCAATCCAAAATTCAGCAAGCCAAAGTAGCCAATAATCGTCTTCAAGAAGTTTATGTTGTGGATAAGGAAGAAAAAGGAAAACTTAAAGAGTTTTCTTTTAAACAACTTGCTCTTAAAGGAGTCAGTCACCGTTTTAGTTATCAGCAAGAGACGCTTAGTAAGATTGATTTAACGATTCATAAGGGTGAGAAAATCGCCCTCATGGGTAAAAGTGGATCTGGGAAAACAACCTTAGCGAAAATGTTGTCAGGTTATTACACAAAATCTAGTGGTCATGTAACCCTAGATAAAGATGCTATTGGCCATGCGGAGTTACGTCAAATGGTGACTTATGTTCCCCAGCAGACCTATGTGTTTACAGGAACCATTTTAGAAAATCTGCTATTAGGATTTGAAGGAGAAGTTGACGAGAAAAAGCTCCTTAAGGTATGCCAACAAGCTGATATCTTAGAGGATATTCAAAAAATGCCACTAGGTTTTCAGACCCAAGTATCTGAGGATGGTGGTCTATCTGGTGGTCAAAAACAACGCTTGGCGATAGCGAGGGCCCTCTTGTCCAAGCAGCCTATCTTGATTTTTGACGAAGCTACCAGTGGTCTCGATAGTGATACTGAAAGCAGGGTCAT